ACTATATGAATATGTGAATTCTATATTGGATGTACACACCAGGTCATCTTGTGGCAGAGGAGGTTTTGGAGGGTCGTCCACGACGGGACGGTttctgctgctgctcctcctgaccacacacacacacacacacacacacacacacacacacgtcagtcaGTCATGCACATCAGATCTCAGCAGTTAGTGAGGCAGGAGTGTTTGATGCTCACGGGTCACGTCTTCCTCatccttcctctcctcctcttcatcactcGCTTTGATCATCTCCTCTTCTTCAGATGGACTTGCTGTGAGAATCAAACTTTTATTCAGGCATCAAGCTGTACGACttaaacacaaaagatgtttagcAGAAGGATCATGCTGCTCTTCTCCATACAGTGATGATTTGTGGACAGACACTTGATAAACACTACTGACCTTCATCTTTTCTCTGTTTGACAGATTGACATGGTTCTCCTTCACCTCTGCGCTCGAGTCCTGCAGAAACACTCATTATAAAGCtactcatctcacacacacacacacactcgctgatTGACTTACTGGAGCAGAAGCAGGAAGATCGTCTGATCTCTTTCGTTTCAGTCCAGGTCTcactacagagagagagacacaggtgAACTGATGATCTacagacagatgtgtgtgtgtgtgtgtgtgtctatgtgagagagtgagtgagtgtgtgtgtgtgtatttctgtgtgagtgtgtgtgtgagagagtgagtgtgtttctgtgtgtgagagtgagagggcctgtgtgagagagtgagtgtgtgtgagagagtgagtgtgtgtgagagagtcagtgttgtgtgtgtgagagtgatagagagtgagtgagtgatagagagagtgtgtgtgagaatgtgtgtgtttctgtgtgtgagagtgagtgagtgtgtgtgagcctgAGAGAAAGTGagcctgtgtgtgagagtgagagagagagagtgagtgtgtgagagagtgagtgtgtctgtgtgtgagagtgagagatttCATACACCTTTATTATAcatagatattaaaaaaaaacattaccaaacAACGACCAAAAAAATCAAACATATACCCCAAGCTCAAATTAACAACATATCAAAAATTAATTCTCCATCAATACAACACaaataatattactaaaacaCCACTGTAATTCAAAAGACTCCAAATCATTCATTAGTTGATAATACTTAAAATCAACATCACTCGAGCCcttaaaaaagctttaaaaagagTTACAGCATCTTGATTTGGTCTGTTTTCaatctctgtttctccttgtaACATATATTGCAAATTTTGCTTGTCCAACAATAAAGTTGATCAGCTGCCACTTTATTCTCTGCTTCTGACAATATCTCAATCCTAAAATAAAGGCATTAGTAGAGaagagagtgagtctgtgtgtgagagtgagtgagtgtgtgagtgagcctgtgtgtgtgagtgtttctgtgtgagagagagagtgagtgtgtctgtgtgtgagagtgatagagagagagtgagtgagtgtgtgagtgatgtgtgtgagtgatagagagtgagtgtgtgtgagagtgtgtgtttctgtgtgagagagagagagagagagagagagagagagagtgagcctgtgtgtgagagtgagtgagagagagagagagtgtgtgagaaagagtgagtatgtgtttctgtgtgagagagaaagtctgtgtgtgtgtgagagtgagagagtgtgtgtttctgtgtgagagagagagagagagagagagagagtgagcctgtgtgtgagagtgagagagagagagagagaggagagagagagtgtgagaaagaGTGAGTATGTGTTTCTTTGTGAGAgagaaagtctgtgtgtgtgtgtgagagtgagagagagtgagtgagagagagtgtctgtgtgtgtgtgagagtgagtgagcctgtgtgtgagagtgagtgagtgtgtgagagtgtggtGTGCGCGAGTGAGCGAGAGATGGTTTGTCGGTgtctgtgagtgagagagagagagtgtacaatgctttggcaatatgtacctttgtatgtcatgccaataaagcaagcaatatgaattgaattgaattgaattgagtgtgtgtgtgagagagtatgtgtttctgtgtgagagagagagtgtgtgtgtgtgagagtgagagcctgtgtgtgagagtgagagaagtgagtgagtgtgtgtgagagtgagagtgtgtgtgtgtgagagagtgagtgtgagtgagatgGTTTCAGTgtctgtgagtgagagagagtgagtgtgtgtgtgtgtgtgtgtgtggtgtgtgtgtgtgagagagatgagacctgttgtgtgagagtgagagagtgagtaattgtttgtgtgtgtgagtgagtgtgtgagacagTGAGatggtttctgtgtgtgtgagagtgttagtGAGAGAGTGAAAgggtgtgagtgagagagagagagagagagtgtgagtgagagagtgagtttgtgtgtgagtgtttctgtgtgtgtgagagtgttagtGAGAGTGAAaggggtgtgagagagagagagagtgtgagcgcgtgtgagagtgagtgagtgtgtgtggtgtgtgtgtgtgtgtgtcacctgcaGGAGTGTCTCTGGTCTGAGCTGCGGAGCGGCGACTCCTGCGGCTctgctgaaaatataaaaaaacatgattgtcaaataataaatgaatgttttcaaTTTTCAGAAAAGCATAAACTGATTGCAGAGTGAAAGTTCAATAATCTGACTGAACAACAAGTTTTCCAATTCTTCAAATCAGGAAAGAGACTTAATACAACAGACAAGAGAAagtttaataatataacaatgaaTCTTGAAAACCTAGTAaagaattttatatttaaatcagtttttctCTAATTGGAGAATCAGCCGAACACACAAATGCACCTCTTTTGGCTCCTCCTCCACAGCTGGCTCCGCCTCCTTGGGCTGTGAAGCAGAGCCTTATGGGAAAGAAGAGAAACAGGGTCACGTGATCAGGAGTGTGAGAGCAGAACGGCTCGCTGCAGGTGTGACGAGACTCTTACGTGTTTCAGACGCTCTGGTGGATCTTCCTCTGCGTGGAGTCCTGCTCGATCTCTCCTCTTCTTCACCCtcacactgtcacacacacacacacacacacacacacacacacacattaacacagtTTTCACACAAGCCATGTGTGCACCACATGAAAACTCACACTACTGAGATGAAGTATAATTCATGACTTCAATTTTGTAATTATGACAAACTAATTCAAAATTATGTGAGAAAATATTTGTTCGTCAGAATTGTCATACTGAAATTATGACAGATATAATAATAtcatgatttagattttttattcttatataaTTTTAACCTTTTATCTCGGTCATACTTTTGacttctttattttataattatgactTGGTATGACTTAGTATGtctatattttaacttaaaagcCCAATGTTAAACAATTATGACTCATAAGTCATGACTTAACGTGATTTTTTCCCTTACATGccagaaaaggagagagaaagaagaaaactcACCTCTTTAGAAGCCGTTTGCTCTTTTTCAGCATCAGCGCTGGTTTGATGAGCTGCAgtcagaaaaacagcatttaattcAGGAAACCTGACATCTGATGTGCTGCACATGTCACTGTTATTCATTCAGAAGCAGCGAGTGATTTCCTGGTTCTCTTTTGTGGTTCTgacacagacagcagcaggtttattagacacacacacacacacctgtcctcTGAGCAGATGATCGTCCTGACTGCGTGCCGCTCTCCGTCTGCTCCACCTGATCAGATAAATCATTAGTGACACGCACATGATTCCGGTTTAAGATCTGCTGATGAAGTGATCCTGATCTGTTACCGTCTCAGAGTCGTCTGATGACTTCTGCTTCTGCTCGTCTGAGACCGATGCAGCGCCTGCATCAAACACACGGTTACACTGAGACATGCTCCACACACTCAccatcagaaacacacacaccactcttCATCATCACTAACCTGGGTCTGAAGAGTCCATCTCAGGCCAGCGCATCTGTGGAGATCATCTGCGCAGGCTCAGCTGTGTCTGTCTCTTTACTGTCTGCATTAAGTGTCTGCGCAGGCTCCTCTGCATCTGTGGAGATCGTCTGCGCAGGCTCAGCTGTGTCGCTCCTTTACTGTCTGCAGTGATCGTCTGTGCAGGCTGTGCAGGCTCTCTGGATCTGTGTTTTTATTGTCTAAAGTGAGGGTCTGTGCTGGCTCAGCTGTGTCTGTCTGCTTCACGTCTGCATTGAGTGTCTGCACAGGCTCCTCTGGATCTGTGGAGATCGTCTGCGCAGGCTCAGCTGTGTCGGTCTCTTCTGTGTCTGCTGTGTCCGTCTGCGCAGGCTCCTCTGGATCTGTCTCTTTTGTGTCTTCAGTGAATGTCTGCGCAGGCTCCTCTGGATCTGTAGTGTCCGTCTGCGCAGGCTCAGCTGTGTCTGCTGTAACCTCTGGCGTGGATCCCGCTGCTTCTTCAGCGAGAGGTGTTAGCAGGTGACACAGCTATGTCTGCAGGGAGGCTCTGTCCTGTCTCTGCAGCATCTGTAAGACCAGTCTTCATGGACTCGGCAGCATCTGCAGTGAAGGTCTGCATGGTCTCAGCTGTGTCTGTTTGCATGGACTGCGTGTCTGCCAGCTCGGCTGCTTCTGTGCGGACCGTCAGCGTGGATTCAGCTGTGTCTGCAGTGAAGGTCTGAACGTCTCCGCAGCATCTGCAGTAAGAGTTAGCATGGACTGGTCTGCGTCTGGAATGAGAGACTGGGTGGACTCAGCTGTGTCTGCAGTGGTCATCTGTGTAACTTCAGCTGTGTCTGCAGTGGGAGTCTGCGTGGGCTCATCTGCTGGAAGTCTTTCATCGGTCTGCTCATCtccagcctgaaaaaaaaaaacattaacaggaAACACTAGATCAAAAATCTACTTGATCAGAAGCAGCTTCATTGCTGACAGGATATCCTGAGAGTATTTTATTACACGCCAACAAGACGCCACTGCAATCCAAACCAGCAAAGTGTTCGGTTCTGTGCAGTTCAACAATCTGAGATGGTCCTGCGTTTAcctctgatgtcacttcctgtagcCGAGAGCCTCCGTCTCCATGGGCTCTGCTGTAGCGATCCCGGAGGACTGTAACCCACTTCCTGTAGGGAGCGTCTCCATAGCGACCGGAGAATCGGTGATGAGATCGGAGGAGCAAGCGGTGTCTGGATCCATGGAGAGCAGTGCAAGCGCCGCTTCCTTCATCTTCATATCGGCCTCCGCTTCCTCCGGACAGAGAGCTCTGAGGCGGAGCTGTGGACTCCCATCAGGCTCAAGAGGGCGTCGGCTTCTGCAGTCAGTGGGCGGGGCTCTCTGACCACAGCGTCCTCGTCCTCAGGTTCAGGAGTGATGTCACTCAGAGCGGCGTACGGATCGTCTGGTACAGGTGTGGAACCGGAGACGGCGCCGGGTTCTAGTGGTTCTCCAGACTTGCTCTCGGACTCTTTCTCCACCTTCTTCTCCGATGTTTTCTTCACGAGCTTCGGTTTCTCCTCTTTCTTCTGTTCTGCCGTTCCTGGTTTACTCTTGGCTTCTGTTTTTTTATCTGATTTGCCCGCAGTGGGATTCTGGGGTTTAGACTTGTGCTTCTCCGTTAGGGATTTGACCTTTGAACCCGTCTCTGCCTTTCTGACCTCGCTCTCGGTTTCCGAGCCGGATTTCTGCGGATGAGTCTTGTCCACAGACGAATCCTTCCGATCCGTCCGCACCTTGGTCTTCTCTCCAGGTTTAGCCTCTGGGTGACTCTTTGACCTCTTGAGAATCTCTTTAGGCTGCTTGTCTTTCTTCCGGCTGACCTCTGAACCCGTCTCGACCTCTGACCTCTCCTCTGAGGAGCCGGTGGAGTCCAGACGCCGGAGCAGCTTCGAGTCGCCCTTCGGTTTCTCTCTCTCGTTCACAGCagtctttcctttcttcaggtTCGCTTCATCCACCGCTTCAGACACACTCGTCTTTCCTTCTCGAGAAGACACAGAACTCTTCCTGTCTggcttgacctttgaccccttcTTCTCATCAGCTGCTCCTTTCGCAGTCCCTCCATCTTTCTCTTCGGCCGGGGTGTCCCCGCTCTTCCTGCTCTCCGTCTTGAGTTTGTGCTTGAGTCGTTCGTCAGGGACGCCGCGCTCTTTCTCCTTGCGCTCCTTTTCTTTGGAAAGCGGGTCTTTCCGAGTGTTTTTGCGGCGTTCTTCTGTTCCCAGCTCCAGGTCCAGGATGAAGGAGTGAACGCGGTTTTTGTCAGGGAGTTTCTCCTCGCTGTCGGTCTTCTTCCTGCGCTGCTCCCTCAAGATCAGACGGCCGTCGCACTGACTTCAGACTCGCCGGCttcacctgcagagacacagaAGTGTTCactactgagagagagagagagactgactgaATCACTTTCGGTGTCACTTTTCTTCCTGTCGTCCTCTTTCTGAAACGAAGCAGTCATTGAGGAGTGTGTTATCATCAGGTCTATTGATGCAATCACATGTAGTGTTCTGGACACTGCTAGCTTTAGGGAACTAGTGGCTGTTTGCTCCACTAACCtgagtctctctttctctgtctgctcAGAGCCACTTTCTTCTCCAGGACCTTCTTCTCTTTTCGAGCCTCTTTAGCTCGGGGTCTCTTGCGATCTGTAAGGAGAAACTCACGTCAGAGACCAGatcatcccacacacacacacagtgctcgGTACCCTGTTCCTCGTTCTGCGCTGCTCTCAGTCTGCGTTTCTCCTCCATCCGCTCGCGGTTCAGCTGCCGCTTCAGAAGACGCTCCTCTTTGTCTTTGGCCTGTGGAGGGAGAGTTAAATTATATCAGATTTCAACAAAAACAACCACCAGGTGAAAATGAAACATCATCACAATAAACTATTTTAAGGGGCTCGTTTGAAAATATTGATTTCCCGTTGGTTTTGAAGAAGCGATACTGATTAAATCCTAAGATCCTCGATGCAGTTTTAATGATAgccaccatttaaatgtttgtattaaaaaaatctaattggatTAAAAACGATATTATCATTACAAAGTTATTACagctttattattataaacactgCCTTGTGTGCAGTTAAAGTTCAAAGTTCAGTTTatatttgacttttataaaaCTGTGTAGCATTAGGGTACACCGTGgtttttaaagtgctttatacAGAAATTGACATCAGAGCACTTTTCCAAGTGACACAGCCCCCATAGCTCCACTGGGGTTTAGTGAAAGAGGTCCATCATCACAGTTTGTAGCGTGTCAAAGGTCACGGCGTGCTCTCACCACCGAGCGTCTGCGCTGCTCCACCGTCACCTCGTCATCAGAGTCGCTGTAGTAGCGTGAGTACAGGAAGGGCTTGTGTACGTATCCCTGTCTCACACCACGAGGCTTCTTCTCCGAGTCGTCCCCGGCCGGCGTCTCCCGCCCCcctcacctacacacacacacacacacacaggtgtcggAGCGctgcagtgacacacacacacacacacacacacacacactgatcacgTGATGCGCTTCTCACCCCCCGAGCTGATCTCTCCCTCCTCGGTGGACTCCGACAGAGGCTCGTTCTCATCGCTGTCTCCCTCGAACGAGGACAGATCGCTGGTGTGGACCGAACTCACCGTGATGTCACTGAGACCGTCCAGATCAGAGTCCTCCAGAGAgtactctaacacacacacacacacacacacagacgctctagAATcaacactttcactttaattattaGTCACTTCTGACTCAAActcttatttcattatttcagtgaAGTGATGAAGAGGATTCTTCTGTCTGCTGTACCTTCTCGGAGTCTCTCTCTGGTCTTCTGTTTGACGCTGGAGGGTTTCTGGGAGTCTGTGTCTGTGCGGTTCTCCTCTCGGATCTTCCCTGAGGATTTACTGCCGTTCCCGGCGTCTCCCTCGTCCTTCACCTCCTccgtctcctcctcttcctcttcctgtttccCAGGCTGTGGTTCCTCCGGCTGCTCCTCCGTCTCCTCGGGGAGGCTGATGTCCATCTCCTCGTCTCTGTGCTCGAGGCTCGGGTCAGTGCCGCTGGTCTCCGGGATCTGGACATCATCAGCGCCAGAGCATCCAGCTGTCAGAGCAAACAGAAGGAAACATGACTCACGTTCTGGAGGATCTGACAGCGGGTTCTTCAGATGTGAGAAGCTCACCAGCATCACTTCCAGGTTCCACGGTCAGAAGTTCAGCTTCCTGGATTTCTGCAGGAAGGGGCGGAGCTACAGGAGGAAGCTCATCCTCCTCCACGTGGCTGTTTGGAGACAGAAACTTCCGGACGACGCGCTCCACCTGCGGCCGAAAGGAGTGATGGACCTTCGGATCGACGACCTGAGCCACGATCCGGTCCACTCCCTGCTCCAGCATCCCTGACctgccgcacacacacacacacggtgaagctcaggacacacacacagacggacagacagacagacagacggacaggaCACGTACTGCAGGACCAGCTGTCGGATGCTGTTTCTCAGCTGGTTCTTGTTCAGCTGTGGGCTCCATGTGTGGTTTGCCAGGTGATTGGACACGAAGTTATCCACTCGCTGTCGTAAGTGCAAATACGCCGGCTGAGAGGAAGAAAACAATCACATTACCTCTACTGTATCATACCGGCCtttatttcttcagctctcaatctctgtgttatatgtgcggatcatttacatctcatctcactgACACAC
This sequence is a window from Carassius auratus strain Wakin unplaced genomic scaffold, ASM336829v1 scaf_tig00021220, whole genome shotgun sequence. Protein-coding genes within it:
- the LOC113076766 gene encoding FK506-binding protein 4-like isoform X3, with product MDSSDPGAASVSDEQKQKSSDDSETVEQTESGTQSGRSSAQRTAHQTSADAEKECEGEEEERSSRTPRRGRSTRASETRSASQPKEAEPAVEEEPKEQSRRSRRSAAQTRDTPAVRPGLKRKRSDDLPASAPDSSAEVKENHVNLSNREKMKQVHLKKRR
- the LOC113076766 gene encoding FK506-binding protein 4-like isoform X1 — its product is MDSSDPGAASVSDEQKQKSSDDSETVEQTESGTQSGRSSAQRTAHQTSADAEKEQTASKECEGEEEERSSRTPRRGRSTRASETRSASQPKEAEPAVEEEPKEQSRRSRRSAAQTRDTPAVRPGLKRKRSDDLPASAPDSSAEVKENHVNLSNREKMKQVHLKKRR
- the LOC113076766 gene encoding uncharacterized protein LOC113076766 isoform X2, encoding MDSSDPGAASVSDEQKQKSSDDSETVEQTESGTQSGRSSAQRTAHQTSADAEKEQTASKECEGEEEERSSRTPRRGRSTRASETRSASQPKEAEPAVEEEPKESRRSRRSAAQTRDTPAVRPGLKRKRSDDLPASAPDSSAEVKENHVNLSNREKMKQVHLKKRR
- the LOC113076768 gene encoding biorientation of chromosomes in cell division protein 1-like 1 encodes the protein MGAVSLGKAKDKEERLLKRQLNRERMEEKRRLRAAQNEEQDRKRPRAKEARKEKKVLEKKVALSRQRKRDSDLMITHSSMTASFQKEDDRKKSDTESDSCDGRLILREQRRKKTDSEEKLPDKNRVHSFILDLELGTEERRKNTRKDPLSKEKERKEKERGVPDERLKHKLKTESRKSGDTPAEEKDGGTAKGAADEKKGSKVKPDRKSSVSSREGKTSVSEAVDEANLKKGKTAVNEREKPKGDSKLLRRLDSTGSSEERSEVETGSEVSRKKDKQPKEILKRSKSHPEAKPGEKTKVRTDRKDSSVDKTHPQKSGSETESEVRKAETGSKVKSLTEKHKSKPQNPTAGKSDKKTEAKSKPGTAEQKKEEKPKLVKKTSEKKVEKESESKSGEPLEPGAVSGSTPVPDDPYAALSDITPEPEDEDAVVREPRPLTAEADALLSLMGVHSSASELSVRRKRRPI
- the LOC113076769 gene encoding biorientation of chromosomes in cell division protein 1-like 1, translated to MSALHPGDPQLVSMIVNHLKTEGLFDQFRRDCLADVDTKPAYLHLRQRVDNFVSNHLANHTWSPQLNKNQLRNSIRQLVLQSGMLEQGVDRIVAQVVDPKVHHSFRPQVERVVRKFLSPNSHVEEDELPPVAPPLPAEIQEAELLTVEPGSDAAGCSGADDVQIPETSGTDPSLEHRDEEMDISLPEETEEQPEEPQPGKQEEEEEETEEVKDEGDAGNGSKSSGKIREENRTDTDSQKPSSVKQKTRERLREEYSLEDSDLDGLSDITVSSVHTSDLSSFEGDSDENEPLSESTEEGEISSGGEKRIT